CAAACTTCATGAAGCGACCAAAGGGCAAGGTGCACGCATCGTTTTTGATCCTGTAGGCGGAAAAACCGTCTTGGATTTAGCCAAGGGAATGGCTGCAGGCGGCCTGCTCATTGAATATGGAGCGCTTAGCCCGGAACCGACACCTTTCCCGCTTCTGGATGCTTTAATGAAAGGATTGACCATGCGGGGCTATACGCTTTTCGAATTGCTAAGCAATCAAGAGCGTATGGAACGTGCGATCAAGTTTATCTCGGAAGGATTAGAGTCTAAAAAGCTAAAGCCCATCATTGCCAAGACATTTAAGTTGGAGGAAATTGTGGATGCCCATCGCTATTTGGAATCCAATCAGCAATTTGGAAAAATAGTGGTGACGGTCTAGCCGGCATGCATTAAGACAAAATGATTGCAATCGCTCAGCAGGTTGGCCTGCTGAGCAAGTCGGATAAAAGGACTCACTAATTAATGTTGGATAAAGGCCGGCTTTTCCAGAGGGGGCGCCATAAATTCGGGACCGATTGGGTCTTTGATGCACGCCTGTAAAATGCGGTCGATCTCTTCAAAGTCTTCTGGAAACAACTTCCAATTCCAAACTGTCTGCATGTCTTTGAGCTGCTCCGGTTTACGTGCGCCCCATAACGCAATGCTAATGCCAGAGTCCAATGCCCATCTGACTGCCAAGGCGAGCAAAGGCTTTTGATATTTATCTTTTACCCATGTCTGTAAACGATCGGCGGCTTCAAGATAGTGAGAATAGCGAGGCGCTTTAAATTTGGGGTCAATTTTTCTCAGGTCATCTCCTTCAAATTTAGAATCCTTGCGCAATTTGCCGCTCAGTAGTCCTCTGCAAAGCGATCCATAACCTACCGTGGCAATGCCGTTCTTTCTGCAATAGGGAAGCTCGGTCTGCTCAATCTCCCTTTCAAATAAGTTGAAGGGAGGTTGAAGAGCGTCTAAAGGGGTATAGTGCCGGAATGCATCCATCTGTTCGGTCGAAAAGTTGCTGACGCCGATTGCCCGGATTTTGCCTTGCTTTTGCAATTCCTTGAGCGTAGTGGCCAGTTCTTCTATGGAGACAGAGGGATCGGGCCAGTGCACCTGATAAAGGTCGATATAATCTACTTGAAGGCGCCTTAGTGAATCCTCTACTTCTTTTAATAGAGAGGCTCTGCTCGAGTCGCGGTAAACGGTTTTATCTTTCCAGCGCAGGCCGACTTTGGTGGCAATGACTATTTTCTCTCGTTGACCATATTGCTTAAGGGCTTTTCCTACGATTTCTTCCGATGTTCCAAATCCATAGACAGGAGCGGTATCAATAAAGTTCAGGCCTTGGTCAAGCGCTTGATGAATGGTTGAGATTGCGAGCGTCTCGTCTGATCCTCCCCACATCCATCCGCCGATTGCCCATGTTCCCAATCCAATGCGCGTTGCTTTTTTTTCTAAATGGGGAATAGCGGTCCATTCCATGCTTTTCTCCTTATTTGATCGCTCAATGAGCGCATTAAATGAAGAAATACAAATGACGTTTGATTGGAGGTCTTCTCTGCAAAAATATTTATATAACATTTTTTGAGCATTAAGGGGAATACAATGAAATTGCAGATGACTGTTTTTTTAGAGCTTTCCTTTTTCTCGCAAGCTTTTCTTACCGCAGACACCTTCCCTTTCCCTCATGGCAATGAAAAAACGCGCATAAATAGATAAATGCAATCCTCTTAAATTCAATGAGGAGGGAGATTCAATACTCCTTGCATTTTCCACCCTTTTGTAAAGAACGTCGACTGTTGATTCGCTTCCTTATCTTTTAAATTTTAGGCTTGTTTTTTAACTGGCAGATATAGGGGAATCCAGTAAACAGGGTTGTGTAAAATTCTATTTTTAATAATAAGATAAATGGGATACAAATCGAGCTAAGATCCCGTCGCCTATTTGATCGAGTCGTTCAAAGAGCAGACAACACTGACTCATTTTATTTCATTCACTTCTTGGCGACATGATTTTAATTAATCTTTGAAATTTTGGAATTTAAATAACAGCGAGAACATATGCAGCAATCTTCTATGCTTGAAAAAACTGACTTAGATCAACTATGTGTAAATACCATCCGATTTTTATCTGTAGATGCAGTCGAAAAAGCCAATAGCGGGCATCCGGGCCTGCCTTTAGATGCCGCTCCTATGGCTTATGTTTTATGGACGCGCATCATGCATTATAATCCCCAAAATCCGGAATGGTATAATCGCGATCGCTTCATCCTTTCTGCCGGGCATGGATCGGCCCTACTCTATAGCATGCTGCATTTAACAGGATATAATCTTCCCCTTGATCAAATTAAAAGTTTCCGTCAGTG
Above is a window of Candidatus Protochlamydia phocaeensis DNA encoding:
- a CDS encoding aldo/keto reductase, coding for MEWTAIPHLEKKATRIGLGTWAIGGWMWGGSDETLAISTIHQALDQGLNFIDTAPVYGFGTSEEIVGKALKQYGQREKIVIATKVGLRWKDKTVYRDSSRASLLKEVEDSLRRLQVDYIDLYQVHWPDPSVSIEELATTLKELQKQGKIRAIGVSNFSTEQMDAFRHYTPLDALQPPFNLFEREIEQTELPYCRKNGIATVGYGSLCRGLLSGKLRKDSKFEGDDLRKIDPKFKAPRYSHYLEAADRLQTWVKDKYQKPLLALAVRWALDSGISIALWGARKPEQLKDMQTVWNWKLFPEDFEEIDRILQACIKDPIGPEFMAPPLEKPAFIQH